A genomic stretch from Vibrio coralliilyticus includes:
- a CDS encoding cytochrome-c peroxidase yields MKKRTLLWLGLSVSAAIGLLLLGNVRSYSTHSDLGEAHTHSSQPDSHDADEPKEEAVDYGLITPIPQDVEFNREKAKIGWVLFRDANLSSNNKVSCESCHNLRTNGAELTAVSTGVNGQGTRNSLTVFNSRFNYRFFWDGRVNSLHDQLDGPIHDVVEMDSNWPDIIAYVRQSPVYQQYFTKADLEINEYSIKTVLVEFIRALNTPNSAFDQYLKGNESALSADAKLGWEAFQTEGCIRCHQGQNVGGGMVMRFGYFGQDTIGKGRIADKGRFNSTKDSNDLYLFRVASLRNVALTPPYFHDGKTQHLSEAIKIMGKSQLGKTFDDQTVHHIEDFLHALTGDRPSILQEFENE; encoded by the coding sequence ATGAAAAAACGGACATTACTATGGTTAGGCTTATCTGTCTCAGCAGCAATCGGTTTACTACTGCTGGGAAATGTGCGTTCCTACTCAACTCACTCTGATCTCGGTGAAGCTCATACTCACTCTTCTCAGCCAGACAGCCATGATGCTGATGAACCTAAAGAAGAGGCGGTAGACTATGGTTTGATTACTCCAATCCCCCAAGATGTCGAATTCAATCGGGAGAAAGCCAAAATTGGCTGGGTGCTGTTTCGCGATGCCAATCTCTCTTCCAACAATAAAGTCAGCTGCGAGTCCTGTCACAATTTGCGAACCAATGGCGCAGAACTGACAGCAGTTTCGACAGGCGTGAACGGGCAAGGTACCCGCAACTCTTTAACTGTATTCAACTCCAGGTTCAACTATCGATTTTTCTGGGATGGACGAGTCAACAGCTTGCATGATCAGCTTGATGGCCCTATACATGATGTCGTTGAAATGGATTCAAACTGGCCTGATATTATCGCATATGTCAGGCAATCTCCGGTTTACCAACAATATTTCACCAAAGCGGATTTGGAAATCAACGAATACAGTATCAAGACAGTTCTGGTGGAATTCATACGCGCTTTGAACACACCAAATTCCGCCTTTGACCAGTACTTGAAAGGCAATGAGAGTGCACTAAGCGCAGACGCGAAACTCGGCTGGGAAGCCTTTCAAACTGAAGGTTGCATACGTTGTCACCAAGGGCAAAATGTAGGTGGCGGCATGGTCATGCGCTTTGGCTATTTTGGACAAGATACCATCGGCAAAGGCCGTATTGCAGACAAAGGGCGTTTCAATAGCACTAAAGACTCAAATGATCTCTATCTCTTCCGTGTGGCCAGCCTGAGAAATGTCGCTCTGACTCCACCCTATTTTCACGATGGTAAAACACAGCACTTATCAGAAGCGATAAAAATTATGGGTAAAAGTCAATTGGGTAAAACATTCGATGACCAGACTGTTCACCACATAGAAGATTTTCTCCATGCCTTAACTGGCGACAGGCCAAGTATTTTGCAGGAGTTTGAAAATGAATAA